The Eschrichtius robustus isolate mEscRob2 chromosome 16, mEscRob2.pri, whole genome shotgun sequence DNA segment GTCCTCCACATCCTGCTGCCCTGCACCCTCTGCTCTGAAGGCCACAGGGCTGGCCACTTCTGGGGCGAAACACTGGGACTGATGCCGACCTCAAGGAGAGGGTCTGTGTACCCCAAGTTCTGCCTGGGGCTCAGAGCAGCCAAGACCATCGCAGATAGTTGGTTTGTCACCTACCTTTTCCAGTCTGAAGTTTTCCTTAACCATGCAGTTTTCATTACCGTTTGGAAGCTTTCTGCAGTTGGTGCGGGCAATTTCAGCATCAATAAAGTATTCCAGACGATCTGTGACCTATTGATTAGCAATCATGCAATTTTGTTCAAAAAagctttttctactttttaaaaggttCAGCTAACCCTTAACAAATTGCTCTCAccctcattctctctccctgtctcctcctcccctctccccctctccaaaCTTATCTTCAGGGGATGGCCTATAATGCCCCACACGCTGATACCACCACCTGGAGCTGGATGCCCGGGGGAAGGCTCCATCCAGCCTGGGGCTTTCTTGAAGGCAAGACCTTCTAATTCCAGGTCCTGGGCTCTCCTGGGCCCGGGATATTACCAGTTCACGTGTGCCCCATGGGAACAGGCCCCTTGACCACATAGGACCCCCTCCCTGTCCCTTCCCACACATAACCCCCTCAGATTCTGTCATCTGAAATCCCCCATCCTTTGGGACTTCCCCACCCAaggcccctcccaccaccccaggGGCCCATGTGGCCAGGGTTTGTCTTCCTGTTCTCTAAGTGTTTAGGAAGCAGAACAGCAGTGATTGACAGATTTGCTAACATTTGCTAACAATTTGCTAACAATTTGCTAACAATTGAGTGAGGTAAAGGCTGCTCATATGTCCGTTTAAAATCTGCTCCCATCTGGTTTTAAAAGATTACAGCAGGATTTAGAGATGGCCAAGCCCGCCACCCAGAAAATCCTTCTCCCATCAGCTCTTGGAATCATAGAAGGAATAAGGGCCGTCCTTCCGCAGCGGTGTTCCAGGCTTCGCAGGTGGGGTCCCTGGCCCGGCAGCAACAACATCACCAGGGAACCTGATGGAAATGCAGGTCCtcgacctactgaatcagaaactccaggGGTGGGCCCCGCAGTCTGTGCTTGAACaagcctccaggtgattctgatgaccAGTGAGGTCAAAAAGAAGATGACAGCAGGAGATGAAAGGTGTGTCTGCAGCTTGGGTCCAGGTTCACCTGTACTCACGCTTTTCTGCCAGGCCTTCCCTCACTGCCAACTCCAGCCTTTAACGAGGTCATATGACATCTTAGTTTCTTTCCAAAGAACTAACAAGGGTGACTGGACTGTAGTGGGAGAAGCTGGTTAGCCAGCTGGCGGCCTACCTAGGGCTGAGACGGGGGCGTCGGGCACTAGAACGCACACCCCTAACAGCCGTCCCCACTCCTCCTACCTCCCAGAGGGCCCGGCCTCTCTGCTCATCCGGCCACAGGAAGGAAGAGGATGGCTGTGTGCTGATTCCAAGGAAACGGGAACCTGAGCACTCACACCCCTTTCTGGAGGTGAGTTAACCAGAGTGACAGATTCAAAGTCCGTATCTGATCATATGGATCCCAAGAACTCCCTGACCTAATGTTTCTCTGGCTTTTCATCCTCCTAAGGTGGCCTGAAAGTCTTGCCCACAGCCTAcgaggcctggcctggcctggtcaCTGCCCACCCGTCTGGCCGCTCACACTGGCTGCCTAGGGTTGCTGAAATGGGCCACgctccttcttcccctcccccgcacccctaaaccctccccacttccctcctgcAGCAGATGCCATGGGTGGGGCCCCAGGCACCCACCCACGCTGTCACTTCCCGGGGCTCCCTGTTGCCAGCAGGAGCCAAGGGCTCCTGGAGCAGCTCTTAGCCAATGACAGGTGAGAGTTTGTGGATGAGGAACCCAGCTCCTCTCCTGCAGGTGGCCCAGCTCGGCGGTgctgccccctctccccaaggCCCCAGGGACCCTGAGCCCAGATGCCCTTGGTGGTCACCTGCTCAGTGGCTCCCCCACTGGCCACTTCCCTGCCCCCTCTCAATCCTCTCCAGGCTGCCTGGTGCTTCCTGGATGGCCTCTCAAATAAACCACTTCACTGGAACACTAGCActagggtctgcttctggggaccCCCCAGAAAACACTGCCCACCAGCCTCCTTCCCCTGCAGCCCATCTGCCCTCGGGCTGCACCTTCATCTCTCCCTGGGGAGGTGGTGCTCAACCATGACTGTGTAGgggacccaggtcccaccagctGTCTAAGGAAGCCCCCTGACGCCTGGCCCCGAGCACCACGCCACAGACAGCATCCCAGCTCTCAGGCCTGGCTTGGCGGTTTGTCTTCTAATTGGTCCCCTGGCTCCCTAAAGGCTGTGATCGCTTGTGTCCATCTCAGCCCCATCTAGAGCGGCTGGCACAGAAGGGCTGCATGCCCATGATGCATGGGTACCAAAGGGGAGAACTGTGAAGGGGGTGTGGAAGTTACAGGACCCGGGAGCCTTAACTTCAAAGGGTGGCAGGGTTGCCCCTGTTGGAGTGTGCGGCCATCAGCCTCGTGTGCTGGGAACACCGTGTTGATGGCTCACTTGTGCCGGGACGTGGAGTCACGTGTAGACTGGCCCCGCTCCTGCCAACGGAGGCAGTGTGGAGTCCAACACCTGGGGTAAGTCTTTCTCAATGGCCTGCCTGCCGACTCTCTTTACAACTCATCCCTGCTCTCCTTGTTGTATTCCTGCATGGCGAACCGCAGACACTGTTTCACGTTGCCACTTGAGGTGCTGATGGCCCTTAATTCCCTCAACACCTTGCCTGTGTTCTTGTATAGGAATGTGCTATCCACCAGGACCACCAGGATGGTTAGCAGAAGCAGGCAGGACCCCCAGAGTCTGGTCATGGTCCCTCCTTCCGGGGGCACAAGTGAAGGTCCTCGTCCTCCCAGGGCTGGAGCTGTGGGTAGGGTGGGGTGGCCACGGGTGCCACTACAGGTCCAGAGATCTTACCCTGAGAACATCAGCCCAGCTGGATGAAGACAGAACTGTCAGGGTCACCTGGTGGGGCTCCCCCTGTCTTCCAAGGAACCCTGCCCACAAGAAGCCAGTTCAGGAGTGCCCCCCCCCACCAGCCTCTCTCCTCCTGGGTGGCTCTGTGGCTCCAGGGAGAGCACTTAGAGCTGGCGGGCCCGCACCTCCCCTGCGAGCCTTTCCGCCCACTCCTGTTTCTGTGTCTCAGGCCTGTAAGATGCGGCTGTGAAGGGTGTCGCTGCCCTGAGGTCTCCTGCCCTGGCCTTGTTTCCAGTCTGCTCCCCCTCCTGTGGAGTTGGGTGCCCCAGCCCGGGGTTCTCCTGCAAACCCAGCACTTTCAGCTGCATCTATGCCCTGGTCTGGGGCCTCCTCGCTCCTGAGCCCTGGTGTGTGGTCACCTTCTGAGTCCATGCCCTGCAGGGAGGTCCCACTTTGTGATGTAATCCCACACCGGTGACCCTGTCTCGGTGAGGGCACCTCTCCCCTGCCGGCCACTGGCCCGTGGTCCTGGCAGCTCACACAGCAGGCAAGCCCCTCCTGCTTCTGCCCTCTGGGCGGAGGGCCCACCCATGCCGTGACCCTGGCTTCCTAAGTGCCTGGCCTCTGACTCCCTCCTCTGGAGCCCCAGCACCGCCCTCTGCTGTCCCGTCCTCCGGGGAGCAGTGACCACAGCCCACCCTGCGGCTCAGGCGTGCACCTTAGTGGGAGGGGGCGTGGGCACCCCTGGGCTCTTGGACGTTCCTGGAGGGACAGAGAGGTGGGCATTGGTCGCAGGATGTGAAGGTTGATGGGCTCCTGACACTGGGCCATGTATGGGAAACCACAGCCCTGCTGCATACATCCAGCTGCTGGAACCACTGCTGGGTGGGAACCCTTCCTCCACATTGTACTTAAACTATTGGAGGTTTGGTTGTTTCTCATTTTCAGCTGCTACAAACAGTGCTGTAGTGGACAACACTTTTCCAATACCTTTGAAAAATTATTCAAGTATTTCTGTATAATAAAAgacagagagggcttccctgggggcgcagtggttgagtctgcctgccaatgcagggaacacgggttcgagccctggtctgggaaaatcccacgtgccgtggagcagctgggcccgtgagccacaactactgagcctgcgtgtctggaacctgtgctccgcaacaagagaggctgcgatagtgagaggcccgcgcaccgcgatgaagagtggtccccgcttgccacaactagagaaaggcctcgcacagaaacgaagacccaacacagccataaataaaaaataaataaacaaatacttaaaaaaaaaagtaaaagtctattaatttaaaaagaaaacaaaaacttccttgtaaaaaaaaaaaaaaaaaaagacagagagagaattgaTGCAAAAGCTTTATACGAATTTAAATTTAGTATAAACGGCTGATTGCCAGTCACTT contains these protein-coding regions:
- the CST8 gene encoding LOW QUALITY PROTEIN: cystatin-8 (The sequence of the model RefSeq protein was modified relative to this genomic sequence to represent the inferred CDS: substituted 1 base at 1 genomic stop codon) translates to MTRLWGSCLLLLTILVVLVDSTFLYKNTGKVLRELRAISTSSGNVKQCLRFAMQEYNKESRDEKSFFEQNCMIANQXVTDRLEYFIDAEIARTNCRKLPNGNENCMVKENFRLEKRRMCTFLVGALPWHGDFTVMKKKCVDA